Proteins from one Shewanella pealeana ATCC 700345 genomic window:
- the gpsA gene encoding NAD(P)H-dependent glycerol-3-phosphate dehydrogenase codes for MKNTADITVLGAGSYGTALAISLASNGHRTMLWGHEPEHIENLKNDKSNEAFLPGIPLPDLLIPEADLATALAASNNVLVVVPSHVFGLVLTQAKPLLRKDSRIVWATKGLEPETGRLIQDVAREAIGDEFPLAVLSGPTFAKELAAGMPTAISIAGTDPQFTKDLVELLHSPKRLRVYANDDFIGLQLGGAVKNVIAIGAGLSDGIGFGANARTALITRGLVELTRLGEAMGAQASTFMGMAGLGDLVLTCTDNQSRNRRFGLALGKGSDVETAQDEIGQVVEGYRNTKEVYTLAKRLGVEMPITEQVYQVLYKGKSPVDAAKELLSREKKSETSSAE; via the coding sequence ATGAAAAACACTGCCGACATTACGGTACTGGGGGCGGGCTCTTACGGGACCGCCCTTGCCATTTCTTTAGCGAGCAATGGCCACAGAACCATGCTTTGGGGCCACGAACCCGAGCACATAGAAAACCTGAAAAACGACAAGTCCAACGAAGCGTTTTTGCCAGGTATTCCATTACCAGACTTACTGATCCCAGAAGCGGACTTAGCAACAGCATTAGCGGCATCTAACAATGTGCTAGTGGTTGTACCTAGTCATGTTTTTGGATTAGTGCTGACTCAAGCAAAACCGCTGTTACGCAAAGATTCGCGTATTGTGTGGGCCACTAAAGGTCTAGAGCCTGAAACTGGCCGCTTAATACAAGATGTTGCCCGTGAAGCCATTGGCGATGAGTTTCCTCTTGCCGTGTTATCGGGCCCGACTTTTGCCAAAGAGTTAGCTGCCGGTATGCCAACTGCGATTTCGATTGCAGGTACCGATCCTCAGTTTACTAAGGATTTGGTCGAGCTGTTACACAGCCCTAAGCGTCTGCGTGTATACGCCAATGACGACTTTATTGGTCTACAGCTTGGCGGCGCAGTTAAAAACGTTATCGCGATTGGCGCAGGCTTATCAGACGGTATCGGTTTTGGTGCGAATGCAAGAACAGCACTAATTACTCGCGGCTTAGTTGAGTTGACCCGTCTTGGTGAAGCTATGGGTGCGCAAGCCTCAACCTTTATGGGGATGGCTGGCTTGGGTGACTTGGTACTGACTTGTACCGACAATCAGTCACGTAACCGTCGCTTTGGTTTAGCATTGGGCAAAGGCTCAGATGTTGAAACCGCACAAGACGAAATTGGTCAAGTGGTTGAAGGTTATCGCAACACTAAAGAGGTCTACACGCTAGCTAAGCGTTTAGGCGTCGAGATGCCTATCACCGAACAGGTTTACCAAGTCTTGTATAAGGGCAAGTCTCCAGTTGATGCAGCTAAAGAGCTACTCAGCCGTGAGAAGAAGTCTGAGACATCGTCGGCAGAATAG
- a CDS encoding YkgJ family cysteine cluster protein: MNCRLGCGACCIAPSITTAIPGMPEGKPAGIRCIQLDDSNLCKLFGQTQRPAVCGLFAATEDVCGKTDTEALWLISSLEAATNA; encoded by the coding sequence ATGAATTGTCGTTTGGGCTGCGGTGCATGCTGTATTGCGCCATCTATCACCACAGCTATCCCCGGAATGCCAGAAGGCAAGCCTGCTGGGATTAGGTGTATACAGCTAGATGATAGCAACTTATGTAAACTGTTCGGGCAAACACAGCGACCAGCAGTATGTGGGTTATTTGCGGCTACCGAAGATGTTTGTGGCAAGACTGATACAGAAGCTCTGTGGTTAATTAGCTCTTTAGAAGCGGCTACTAACGCTTGA
- a CDS encoding S41 family peptidase, which produces MSLYIRYFCCLAAGLALGLSITLSGQEHTQQYKSHISYPVLLDIIDTVETYYVQKLTEEELIEAAIEGIFNKLDPYSSFLDRQTFASMQEMNNGEYFGFGVEIATDNDQITIVTPFAESPAEAAGIKPGDRVLKLNKQLVTAEKLESMLNEIKQHSLNNRPIELEMVRANSNTHYSVTLSPTLIAIHSIEAEILDNKIGYIRLSSFQENTTQELVKQLSLWHPQQLNGIILDLRNNPGGLLDQAITIADLFLDKGRIVATEGRFFDANSDYYASPQTMATNIPMSVLINKGSASASEVLAAALQDNGRAQLIGQTSFGKGTIQSLIPTLMNGNAIKLTIAKYTTPNGNDIHLKGIEPDIKIELEAVSDSESMPIIETNSLRESVAQDKLVNSAIAWIKAEK; this is translated from the coding sequence ATGTCACTGTACATACGCTATTTTTGTTGCCTCGCGGCGGGGCTCGCTCTGGGTTTGTCTATCACCCTGTCAGGGCAAGAGCACACGCAACAATATAAGTCTCATATAAGTTATCCAGTTCTTCTCGATATTATCGACACTGTAGAAACTTATTACGTGCAAAAACTCACTGAAGAGGAGCTTATCGAAGCCGCCATAGAAGGTATTTTCAATAAGCTCGATCCCTACTCAAGCTTCCTCGACAGACAAACCTTCGCCAGCATGCAAGAAATGAACAATGGTGAGTATTTCGGTTTTGGTGTCGAAATCGCAACAGACAACGACCAGATCACCATAGTCACGCCGTTTGCTGAGTCTCCTGCCGAAGCCGCAGGAATAAAACCCGGTGACCGTGTATTAAAGCTCAATAAGCAGCTGGTTACCGCTGAAAAGCTAGAAAGCATGCTCAATGAGATTAAACAACACAGCTTAAATAACCGACCTATCGAGCTTGAAATGGTGAGAGCCAACTCAAACACTCATTACTCTGTCACTCTAAGCCCAACTCTAATTGCCATTCACTCAATAGAAGCAGAGATCCTTGATAATAAAATTGGTTATATTCGCCTTTCTAGCTTTCAGGAAAACACGACTCAAGAGCTGGTAAAGCAGTTGTCTCTCTGGCATCCGCAGCAGCTTAACGGAATTATTCTGGATCTAAGAAATAACCCCGGCGGGCTGCTAGATCAAGCCATTACGATAGCAGACCTCTTCCTAGATAAAGGCCGCATCGTAGCGACAGAGGGGCGCTTCTTCGACGCTAACTCTGACTATTACGCCTCACCACAAACCATGGCAACAAATATCCCTATGTCAGTATTAATCAACAAGGGATCGGCCTCAGCCTCAGAAGTACTCGCCGCCGCACTGCAAGATAATGGTCGAGCACAATTAATAGGACAAACCAGCTTCGGCAAAGGCACCATACAAAGTCTGATCCCGACCCTTATGAATGGTAATGCGATTAAGCTCACCATCGCAAAATACACCACTCCAAATGGCAATGATATTCACTTAAAAGGTATTGAACCAGATATAAAAATTGAATTAGAAGCTGTATCGGATAGTGAAAGTATGCCTATAATCGAGACAAATTCACTCCGTGAGTCCGTTGCACAAGACAAATTAGTCAACTCGGCGATTGCATGGATTAAAGCAGAAAAATAA
- a CDS encoding 1,4-dihydroxy-2-naphthoyl-CoA synthase — MTQQVSDIFDPELWDVVPGFDFEDVTYHRAKDQGTVRIAISRPDCLNSFRPKTVDELYIALDHARQWSDVGCVLLTGNGPSAKGQWSFSAGGDQRIRGKDGYKYEGAEEGTPDVARMGRLHILEVQRLIRFMPKVVIAVVPGWAVGGGHSLHVVCDLTLASKEHAVFKQTDPDVGSFDSGYGSAYLAKMIGQKRAREIFFLGFNYTAEEAFDMGMVNRAIPHQELEVEALKWAKEINSKSPTAMRMLKYGFNLPDDGLVGQQLFAGEATRLAYGTEEAREGRDAFLEKRDQDFSSFPWHY, encoded by the coding sequence ATGACACAACAAGTATCTGACATTTTTGATCCCGAATTGTGGGATGTTGTTCCAGGATTTGATTTCGAAGATGTTACCTACCACAGAGCCAAAGATCAGGGCACTGTACGTATTGCCATTAGTCGTCCAGACTGCTTAAATTCATTCCGCCCAAAGACTGTCGATGAGCTTTATATCGCCCTAGACCATGCTCGTCAGTGGTCAGATGTAGGCTGCGTACTGTTAACCGGTAACGGTCCTTCAGCCAAAGGCCAATGGTCTTTCAGTGCCGGTGGCGATCAGCGTATTCGTGGAAAAGATGGCTACAAGTATGAAGGTGCTGAAGAAGGTACGCCGGATGTCGCTCGTATGGGGCGTTTACACATATTAGAAGTACAACGCCTAATCCGCTTTATGCCAAAAGTGGTGATTGCTGTCGTTCCTGGTTGGGCTGTTGGCGGCGGCCATAGCTTACACGTGGTGTGTGACTTAACCCTAGCCTCAAAAGAACACGCGGTATTTAAGCAAACCGACCCAGATGTTGGTAGTTTCGACTCTGGTTACGGTAGTGCTTACCTAGCCAAGATGATTGGTCAAAAACGCGCTCGTGAAATCTTCTTCTTAGGTTTTAACTACACTGCTGAAGAAGCATTTGATATGGGTATGGTTAACCGTGCTATACCGCATCAAGAATTGGAAGTTGAAGCATTAAAGTGGGCCAAAGAGATCAACTCTAAGTCACCGACTGCAATGCGCATGCTTAAATACGGCTTCAACCTCCCAGATGACGGCTTAGTGGGTCAGCAGCTATTTGCCGGTGAAGCGACTCGCCTCGCTTATGGCACGGAAGAAGCGAGAGAAGGTCGTGACGCATTCCTTGAGAAGCGCGATCAAGACTTCTCCTCTTTCCCGTGGCACTACTAA
- a CDS encoding Rrf2 family transcriptional regulator → MQLTRYTDYGLRTLMYLALHSERESLFRIAEITEVFDLSANHISKVVHHLGKLGYLQTVRGKSGGFKLAKPASEINIGQVVRALENSLAPIDCSKPYCLFTPACKLRGALADAVNAYLAVLDGYTLDMIVTNKQELKSLLPDLSISILQ, encoded by the coding sequence ATGCAGTTAACTCGTTACACAGATTATGGCTTAAGAACGCTGATGTATTTGGCATTGCATTCAGAGCGTGAGTCGCTCTTCCGTATTGCTGAAATCACTGAAGTATTCGATCTGTCTGCTAACCACATCTCTAAGGTTGTTCATCACTTAGGGAAATTAGGCTATTTGCAAACCGTTCGTGGTAAGAGTGGTGGCTTTAAACTAGCTAAACCAGCTTCTGAAATAAATATTGGCCAAGTCGTTCGAGCGCTAGAAAATTCTTTGGCGCCAATTGATTGTAGTAAGCCATACTGCCTGTTTACACCAGCTTGTAAGCTTAGGGGAGCGTTAGCCGATGCAGTGAATGCTTATTTAGCGGTTTTAGATGGCTATACCTTAGATATGATTGTCACTAATAAGCAGGAGTTAAAATCTCTGCTACCTGATCTATCAATCTCAATCCTGCAATAA
- a CDS encoding rhodanese-like domain-containing protein — MQEYMEFFKANPMLSVAWVGLFIGVIVVTIKTSVSKVKNVNHQEATMMMNKQDAKVVDVRGKEEFKKGHIVGAINVPLADIKNNQLSTLENSKASPIIMVCNAGMTSSQAAQLMIKHGFENVSNLKGGMGEWQSNNLPVSKSKR, encoded by the coding sequence ATGCAAGAATATATGGAATTTTTTAAAGCGAACCCTATGTTAAGCGTGGCTTGGGTTGGTTTGTTTATCGGTGTTATCGTCGTAACGATTAAGACAAGTGTTTCTAAAGTGAAAAATGTTAATCATCAAGAAGCAACTATGATGATGAACAAGCAAGACGCCAAAGTCGTTGATGTGCGCGGAAAAGAAGAATTTAAGAAGGGTCATATCGTAGGTGCTATCAACGTGCCACTAGCCGATATAAAAAATAATCAGCTTTCTACCCTTGAAAACTCAAAAGCCAGTCCCATTATAATGGTATGCAACGCTGGCATGACTTCGTCTCAAGCTGCTCAGCTGATGATTAAGCACGGTTTTGAAAACGTGAGCAATCTGAAAGGTGGTATGGGTGAATGGCAGTCAAATAATTTGCCTGTTTCAAAAAGCAAAAGATAG
- a CDS encoding DUF2061 domain-containing protein, whose product MIKTMTFAILHFGVAFTITYLLTGSVVIGGAVALIEPAVNTVVFYFHEKVWKGIESKNTLVAASA is encoded by the coding sequence ATGATTAAAACCATGACTTTTGCGATACTTCACTTTGGTGTAGCTTTTACCATCACTTACCTATTAACAGGAAGCGTAGTTATAGGTGGTGCAGTGGCGTTAATCGAACCCGCAGTCAATACAGTAGTGTTCTATTTCCACGAGAAAGTATGGAAAGGTATCGAGTCTAAAAATACCTTAGTAGCCGCTTCAGCTTAA
- a CDS encoding murein hydrolase activator EnvC family protein: MNIRFFIKASIIAGFLSLPLTVNATDLERRQSELKSIQAQINKQQSEVKNTSKQRERLVSLLKADEKAIAQAARKVNTTKQDLAKTDKKIAELSTKQAQLEKLKTAQQKSLSNQLASAYLAGNHDYSKMLLNQQSPASIERLLAYYEYLNNARIDSIEQLQTTLKELDQIQADQQEQQSRLNKLVLDRQQQAKKLSQEQSQRQSTLTQLQRTLSSSGAKLEQLQIEEASLKRVVEQAVTAMKNNPSYEGLSSRKKLNWPANGRIRSAFGSKRSGQVKWKGVIISADEGQNVSAIAGGKVIYADWLRGFGMVLVVDHGKGYMSLYGHAQALLKNAGDSVSKGESIALVGRSGGQTEPGLYFEVRHKGQAVDPARYCKR; this comes from the coding sequence TTGAACATTCGATTTTTTATCAAAGCCAGCATTATTGCTGGCTTTCTATCGCTTCCTTTAACGGTTAATGCGACCGATCTTGAGCGCCGCCAGTCTGAGCTTAAATCTATCCAAGCCCAGATTAACAAGCAGCAATCAGAGGTTAAAAACACCAGTAAGCAAAGGGAGCGATTAGTCTCTTTATTAAAAGCTGATGAAAAAGCGATTGCTCAAGCGGCAAGAAAAGTAAACACGACCAAGCAAGACTTAGCCAAAACAGATAAGAAAATTGCAGAGCTAAGCACTAAACAAGCTCAATTAGAAAAGCTGAAAACCGCACAACAGAAATCTCTGTCAAATCAACTTGCAAGTGCCTATTTGGCTGGCAATCACGATTACAGCAAAATGCTGTTAAATCAGCAGTCTCCTGCAAGTATAGAGCGCCTACTGGCTTATTACGAATACTTGAATAACGCTCGTATCGATTCGATAGAACAATTGCAAACGACCTTGAAAGAGTTAGACCAAATTCAAGCGGATCAGCAAGAACAGCAAAGCCGTCTTAATAAGCTGGTACTCGACCGACAGCAGCAAGCTAAAAAGCTAAGCCAAGAGCAGTCACAAAGACAAAGTACTCTTACGCAACTACAGAGAACATTAAGCAGCAGCGGCGCAAAGTTAGAACAACTTCAAATAGAAGAAGCTAGCCTTAAGCGAGTAGTAGAACAAGCAGTTACCGCTATGAAAAATAATCCTTCTTACGAGGGATTATCAAGCCGCAAGAAACTCAATTGGCCAGCTAACGGACGCATAAGATCAGCCTTCGGTAGTAAGCGATCTGGGCAAGTAAAATGGAAAGGTGTCATCATTTCAGCCGATGAAGGACAAAATGTAAGCGCGATTGCTGGCGGTAAAGTTATTTACGCCGACTGGCTACGCGGTTTCGGTATGGTTTTAGTCGTCGATCACGGTAAAGGTTACATGAGCCTATACGGCCATGCACAGGCCTTACTCAAGAATGCGGGCGACTCGGTTAGTAAGGGCGAGTCGATTGCTTTGGTCGGACGTTCGGGTGGACAGACCGAGCCTGGCCTATACTTTGAGGTAAGGCATAAGGGGCAAGCTGTCGATCCTGCAAGATATTGCAAACGTTAG
- the secB gene encoding protein-export chaperone SecB, which produces MAEVANNEQQGPQFNIQRVYTKDISFETPNSPAVFQKEWNPEVKLDLDTRSNKLSDDVYEVVLSLTVTAKNGEETAFLCEVQQAGIFAIAGLTEQQLAHSLGAYCPNVLFPYAREAIGSLVSRGTFPQLNLAPVNFDALFAQYVQQRQAAAAEAPAEEANA; this is translated from the coding sequence ATGGCTGAAGTAGCAAACAACGAACAACAAGGTCCACAATTCAATATTCAACGTGTTTACACAAAAGATATCTCTTTTGAAACACCAAACAGCCCAGCTGTTTTTCAGAAAGAGTGGAACCCAGAAGTTAAGCTTGATCTAGATACTCGCAGCAACAAACTATCTGATGACGTATATGAAGTTGTACTGTCTTTGACTGTTACAGCTAAGAACGGCGAAGAAACAGCATTCTTATGTGAAGTTCAGCAAGCGGGTATCTTCGCTATCGCTGGTCTAACTGAACAGCAGCTAGCTCACTCTCTAGGTGCATACTGCCCTAACGTTCTTTTCCCATATGCTCGTGAAGCAATTGGTAGCCTAGTAAGCCGTGGTACTTTCCCACAACTTAACCTAGCGCCAGTTAACTTTGACGCACTATTTGCTCAGTATGTTCAACAGCGTCAAGCTGCTGCAGCTGAAGCACCAGCAGAAGAAGCTAACGCTTAA
- the gpmM gene encoding 2,3-bisphosphoglycerate-independent phosphoglycerate mutase, translating to MTTRKRPLALLILDGWGYRENTQKNAVFHANTPVLDQLNAKYPNSLISGSGIDVGLPDGQMGNSEVGHINIGSGRIVYQELTRISKAIDDGEFDTNPALTKAIDDAIEVNGAVHIMGLLSPGGVHSHQDHIEAMCRLAVKRGAKKVYLHAFLDGRDTPPRSAKPGLAHFEELFKSLGTGQVASVIGRYYAMDRDNRWDRVSQAYELITEGKSLHQSATAVDAIEAAYTRDENDEFVGSTVIPDAQGNIAKLVDNDALIFMNFRADRARQITRSFVDADFDGFERAVTPKINFVMLTEYAANIKAAIAYPSSDLVNTLGETLQDRDLTQLRISETEKYAHVTFFFNGGKEEPFKGEDRILIQSPKVATYDLQPEMSSTELTDKLVAAIESTEYDVIICNYPNGDMVGHTGNFDAAVKACEAVDTCIGRVVEALEKVGGECLITADHGNAEQMTDESTGQAHTAHTSELIPLIYVGRDAEIENGGRLSDLAPTMLTLMGQDVPEEMTGRSIIKLKE from the coding sequence ATGACGACACGCAAACGCCCGCTGGCACTGCTGATCCTCGATGGCTGGGGTTACCGTGAAAACACACAAAAAAATGCTGTTTTTCATGCCAACACACCGGTTCTTGACCAGTTAAATGCCAAATATCCAAATAGTTTAATCTCAGGTTCTGGCATCGATGTTGGTTTACCTGACGGCCAAATGGGTAACTCTGAAGTCGGACACATCAACATTGGCTCTGGGCGCATCGTTTACCAAGAGCTAACTCGTATTAGCAAAGCTATCGATGATGGCGAGTTTGATACAAACCCTGCACTAACCAAGGCTATCGATGATGCAATCGAGGTTAATGGTGCGGTCCACATCATGGGACTCTTATCGCCAGGTGGCGTTCACAGTCACCAAGATCATATCGAAGCCATGTGCCGCCTTGCGGTAAAACGCGGCGCGAAAAAAGTCTACCTACACGCATTCTTAGATGGCCGCGATACACCGCCACGCAGCGCTAAACCAGGCTTGGCTCACTTTGAAGAACTATTCAAATCCTTAGGTACAGGTCAAGTCGCATCTGTGATTGGTCGCTACTACGCGATGGACCGCGACAACCGCTGGGATCGCGTATCACAAGCCTATGAACTCATCACTGAAGGCAAAAGCCTGCACCAAAGTGCTACGGCAGTAGACGCAATTGAAGCCGCTTATACGCGTGATGAGAATGATGAATTTGTTGGCAGCACAGTTATTCCAGATGCTCAGGGCAATATCGCTAAGCTTGTCGACAATGACGCACTGATTTTCATGAACTTCCGAGCCGATCGTGCTCGTCAAATTACCCGCAGCTTCGTCGATGCTGACTTTGATGGCTTCGAGCGAGCCGTTACACCGAAGATCAACTTCGTTATGTTGACCGAATATGCTGCCAACATTAAGGCCGCAATAGCTTATCCATCGAGTGACTTAGTTAATACCTTAGGCGAGACGCTGCAAGACAGAGATCTGACTCAGCTACGTATCTCTGAAACTGAGAAGTATGCCCATGTCACTTTCTTCTTCAACGGTGGTAAAGAGGAGCCGTTCAAGGGTGAAGATCGCATTCTGATCCAGTCTCCAAAAGTCGCGACCTACGACCTGCAGCCAGAGATGAGTTCTACCGAATTAACCGACAAGCTCGTTGCGGCCATCGAGTCAACCGAGTATGACGTCATCATCTGTAACTATCCTAACGGTGATATGGTTGGCCACACGGGCAATTTCGATGCGGCAGTTAAAGCCTGTGAAGCCGTCGATACCTGCATTGGTCGCGTTGTCGAAGCGCTAGAAAAAGTGGGGGGTGAGTGTTTAATTACTGCCGATCACGGTAATGCCGAGCAGATGACGGATGAGTCTACAGGTCAAGCTCACACCGCACACACCAGCGAATTAATACCGTTAATCTATGTCGGGCGTGATGCAGAGATAGAAAATGGCGGTCGTTTAAGTGATTTAGCGCCGACTATGTTAACCTTGATGGGACAAGACGTACCTGAAGAGATGACAGGTCGCTCAATTATAAAACTCAAAGAGTAA
- the ccoG gene encoding cytochrome c oxidase accessory protein CcoG — translation MNAEQNKKDFSKAERIKIHQPDATKADRFNPRNRIYVRAVEGLWTTLRRRLGWIAMLFFLLLPWIPWGDRQAVWFNLAEQKFHVFGLTIWPQDFTLLAALLMIAAFGLFFITTYLGRVWCGYTCPQTVWTFIFIWFEEKLEGSRNKRIKLDQMPWSFNKLWRKTAKHASWLLISLLTAMTFVSYFVPTSEVYKEVFTLNASGGVYFWVTFFTFATYGNAGWMREIMCLHMCPYARFQSAMFDKNTYIVGYDAQRGEARGPRSRKADPKAMGLGDCIDCDLCVQVCPTGIDIRNGLQYECINCGACIDACDTTMERMGYEKGLISYTTENKLEGIKEKVLRPKLVGYGVVLSLMILIFIYATATIAPIRIDVIRDRNQLFRETDDGLIENTFTLKILNKTESSHLYKMSVEGLANYDWIGPQEVNIKGGEVLTLPISVAVDPVDLSRAMTHINFKVVTDDGEIEAKQESRFFGN, via the coding sequence ATGAACGCAGAACAAAATAAAAAAGACTTCTCAAAAGCTGAAAGAATCAAAATCCACCAACCCGATGCGACTAAAGCCGACCGCTTTAATCCGCGTAACCGTATCTATGTTAGAGCCGTAGAAGGGTTATGGACAACTCTACGTCGTCGTTTGGGCTGGATAGCTATGCTGTTCTTTTTACTCTTACCGTGGATCCCTTGGGGTGACCGTCAAGCCGTTTGGTTTAATCTTGCAGAGCAAAAATTCCATGTCTTTGGCTTAACTATATGGCCACAAGATTTTACCTTGTTAGCCGCGCTATTGATGATTGCGGCATTTGGGTTGTTTTTTATCACCACATACTTAGGCAGGGTATGGTGTGGCTATACCTGTCCGCAGACGGTTTGGACCTTTATCTTTATCTGGTTTGAAGAGAAGTTAGAAGGCTCGCGCAATAAGCGTATCAAGCTCGACCAGATGCCATGGAGTTTTAACAAACTATGGCGAAAGACGGCTAAACACGCATCTTGGTTGCTAATCTCTTTGCTTACCGCAATGACATTTGTGTCTTACTTTGTGCCAACCAGTGAAGTCTATAAAGAGGTATTTACTCTAAATGCTAGTGGCGGAGTTTATTTCTGGGTTACCTTCTTCACCTTTGCGACATATGGTAATGCCGGTTGGATGCGTGAGATCATGTGTCTGCATATGTGTCCTTATGCTCGTTTCCAGTCAGCGATGTTTGATAAGAACACATATATAGTTGGTTATGATGCTCAACGTGGTGAAGCGCGCGGGCCAAGATCAAGAAAAGCTGACCCTAAAGCGATGGGGTTGGGTGATTGTATAGATTGTGACTTATGTGTTCAGGTATGCCCGACAGGAATCGATATTCGTAATGGTTTGCAATACGAATGTATTAACTGCGGTGCCTGTATTGATGCCTGCGATACTACAATGGAGCGCATGGGGTATGAAAAAGGCCTTATTAGTTACACCACAGAGAACAAATTAGAAGGGATTAAAGAGAAGGTACTTAGACCTAAGCTTGTCGGTTATGGTGTAGTGCTCTCGCTGATGATTCTTATATTTATCTATGCAACGGCGACGATAGCGCCAATTCGTATAGATGTTATTCGAGATAGAAACCAACTGTTCAGAGAAACAGATGACGGTTTGATTGAGAATACCTTTACTCTGAAGATCCTCAATAAGACAGAAAGCAGTCACCTATATAAGATGAGCGTGGAGGGGTTAGCTAACTATGATTGGATTGGGCCACAAGAAGTGAATATAAAAGGTGGAGAGGTGTTAACTCTGCCAATCAGTGTAGCAGTCGATCCTGTTGACCTATCAAGGGCAATGACTCATATCAACTTTAAAGTGGTTACGGATGACGGTGAGATAGAAGCAAAGCAAGAATCACGCTTCTTCGGTAACTAA
- a CDS encoding divergent polysaccharide deacetylase family protein, which yields MRYFLLLIFLLLPSASVFASQIAIIIDDIGYRQSDKAVLSLPANITLSILPHTPLGKDLASKAYIQGNEILVHLPMQALNGKTIGPGALTNTMSEIKFKAQVEDSINSVPHASGANNHMGSFLTQLNEPMRWVMESLRQHNIYFIDSMTTKYTRAGIVAESMGIPILRREIFLDNDRSQSGLEKQFKHAISLAHAKGKIVVIAHPYPETIAFLTKNLQRLANANIELVHTSQLVSPHVNSEVSAKQVLLQD from the coding sequence GTGCGCTATTTTCTATTATTGATATTTTTGTTGTTACCGAGCGCTAGTGTATTCGCCAGCCAAATTGCCATCATCATTGATGATATTGGATATCGTCAATCTGATAAAGCAGTGCTGAGCCTGCCAGCCAATATCACTCTTTCTATATTACCGCATACGCCATTAGGAAAAGATCTCGCCTCAAAGGCCTATATCCAGGGGAATGAGATCTTAGTACACCTACCTATGCAGGCGCTAAATGGTAAGACTATTGGACCCGGTGCTCTCACCAATACAATGTCTGAAATCAAGTTCAAGGCCCAAGTTGAGGACTCGATTAATAGCGTGCCCCATGCTAGCGGCGCCAACAACCATATGGGCAGTTTCTTAACCCAGTTAAATGAGCCTATGCGCTGGGTAATGGAGTCACTACGGCAGCACAATATCTATTTCATCGACAGCATGACGACCAAATATACCCGTGCAGGCATAGTTGCAGAATCTATGGGGATACCAATATTAAGAAGGGAGATATTTTTAGATAATGATAGGTCGCAATCAGGATTAGAAAAGCAGTTTAAGCATGCTATATCATTAGCGCACGCTAAGGGCAAAATAGTTGTTATTGCACACCCATACCCAGAAACAATCGCTTTCCTTACCAAAAACTTACAGCGTTTGGCGAATGCAAATATCGAGTTGGTACACACATCGCAACTAGTATCGCCACATGTGAACTCAGAAGTTTCGGCTAAACAGGTGTTATTGCAGGATTGA